The Panicum hallii strain FIL2 chromosome 5, PHallii_v3.1, whole genome shotgun sequence genome contains the following window.
TTTTCAGTGTTACATCCTTCTCAAAAAAAAACTTTGTCTGCAGACTGCAGCAGCGACGTCTTCGTTCATGGTCCTGTTCTGCGCGTCGATGTCCATGGTTCAGTTCATGCTGCTGGGCGTGAAGGGCATCGGGCAGGCCTCCGTGTACGCGGGGATCTGCTTCGTCGCGTCCGTCGTCGGGGTCGTCGTGGTCGAGCGCGCCGTCAGGAAGTCCGGGCGGGTCTCGCTGATCGTGTTCCTGGTCACCGCCATCATGGCGCTCAGCACGGTGATCGTCACCTGCTTCGGCGCGCAGGATGTCTGGATGCAGTACGCCAGCGGAGCGTACATGGGATTCAAGCTGCCCTGCTGACATCCTCACCGGGAGTCGTTGTCGGCTACTTTTGGCTTGGCCTTTGGGCTCTCTGAAGGAAGATTTTGCTCTTGATATTGTAATGGCTAGCTTGGGGCTTACTGCTTGCTGAAATAACTTTCCTGCCGGTGCTCTTCCTGGGAAGAGGCAGAGGACTGATTCTGGACACTGATTATATAGACTTAATAAAAGCTCAGGTTTTTATGTAGTATGGGTTGCCATCGTCCTATTGCCAAATCATTCCTTTCAGTGTGCACTTATTCACCGATGACTTGCCACTCAGGCCGGTCTCAATGCATAATTTTATGATAAAAATTTAGTAACCGAACCGGATAAATGTCATGGAATGAAACTTCTCTCACATTCCATAAAactctcccttctctcctcgTAAATATCCTATCATGTCAGCAAAATTTAATGTCTATGAAACTCTTATAAAACTCCACTGAGATTGGCTTATGTATATATGACATAATTGAACATATTAAGCTGTCAGAAAGGATACTTATATGAATGTGCAAATAAAAGAGGACAACAGGGTAGGTTTTGCTGCCAGTTCTTTATCTTGGACGAATTTGCTGGCCACTTGACCGCCATGGCTCCATCAATGGAATATTTGTCAGCAACGATACATCAGCACCCTGTCATTCGGTTAGGTGTACTACTCTTGAGAAAGGCATGGTCGTTGTTTTTGTCGGTGCCAATACGAACAAACCAGGCATGATCTAGCGACAATCCAAAAGTTCTACGGATTGTAGGCACCAACCGAGCTGTCTGTTAACACCGTCAGCAACTCTTGTTCCTGCATCCAGAAACCTGTAGAGTCACCGAGGACAATATGAGAACCTTCCACGTCGCGAGGGGACACGGATTCTTCTTTTTCGAGAGCACCAAGGAAGACAGGGATTCAGATTACCTGTCAATGCAGAGGCAAAGTTAACGCCTACCTGCGTATATACGAAATTCGGCAGGTCGCCTCAGTAACACTGACAAGAAGATGACGAACTCCTCGATGCTGATCCTCGCCTCTGCTGCAAGAGCGGCCAACTCAGCGACGTACCTGTCCCAATGAAGTCAGAGATCGCAGCGGCAGCTGGTAGAATCTTCCTCGCAGATCGACCTAGCCGATGTTCTCGCGTGCGTGCTCTCCTTCCTAGCCGCGGCCATCTCCAGCGGGGCGGGCGTCGGCGAGAGCCTCCAAAAGTAAGGCCATACATTTCTCTATActcctttcaaaaaaaattgaaaaagtTCAATTTACTCTCTCTTCAAGTATAGCCAAAGTCTGAATAACCTCCTAAACTATAATTTGATTCAATTTACCCTCTAAacaataatatttattttattttacctCATAATACAATTTATTATTTTTATTTCTCCATAAGCAAGTTgaattttaattttaaattttgcaCAATAGTAGTGGACATCACAATGCATattaaaaaatatataattttttcatCGTTATTCTTCATACAATTTTGAACTCCAATGACTAATTTATTATTAAATATCCTAATTTATAAAAATAATGATAAAAAATTATGATGTATTTTTTCTAACATGTGTTATGATGTGTACTATAATCTTGTAAAATTTCAACTTAAAACTCCACCTATgcttggagaaataaaaaagaaaattaTATTAGGGGGTAATTTGAACCAAAAGGCATAGTTTGGAAGGTAAACTAAATTATCCGGACTTTGTCTATAGTTGAGGTGAGTAAATTAGACTTTTTCTAAGAAAAAACATTTCTCTATACTTAGGCTCTGTTTGATCTATTAGTGCCAATAGGTACTTGCATATATTTATATCTACTCTAGTATTTTTATGTACTTTTGTAGTTTTGTACAAACATCAATAGCTACCAATCTAACTGGAAACAAACACGGAGGCAATATTCAGGTTTCAGTTGTAGTGGGCACCTACTTTCTGACGCGACGCCTGAATTTAACAGCACGCGTGTGAATATGAGCTGTGAGTCTGTGTGAATGCTGTAGAATCACATGTGAAAATATAAATTTCTGGAGAAGTGGAGACGTGTCAATGTAGAGGATGCATGAATCTTTTCTGTTCTTTACATCCGACGCTTAGCCGCTTTTTGGTAAATTTCAGATGAGATAAAGAAAATACTGTTTGGTTTCGTCAGAATGTTAAGAAACGAGTCTGATGGGCTGTTGGCTCTTGGCTGGGCCGGCGTAGAAACTGCTTCCAGCAGCAGGCGCCGGCAACTCATGCCGAAGAACAACTAGGCTGGAGGAGAGTGGTGGCCTGGCGGCACCTCCGCCGTGCTGGATCCGCGCACGGGTGGGCGCCGGGGCCGCCGTGCGTTGTCCCGCATGGGGCGCGCGTCATGCGCGTGCCCTCCTCCGATCAGCTTTTGCCAAAAAGCGAGCCCAACTTTGCTGTGTTCCCCGGTCGCTTTTGGGGTGCGCTTGGGATCAGCGGCAAGCCGGCACCCAGTGCCCATTTGGCACCATCTCCCCCGTGCTAGCGCCGCGCATCGCACCGCACGGGAGCTTGCTCCCCGGCCGGTGCGCCCGCGCTCGCACTGTCGCACATgcgctgcagcctgcagggcgGCCCGCGGCCGAGCGCTCTCCTCGCCGCAGTCCCTACGCCCTCGGACGGGTCCGCCCGGCCGTATCCCGCGCCGGCAGATTCCACGTCCCTGTGGGAACGGAATGTCTCTCGCCTCGGCCCTTGAGCGCTTGGCGCCATGGTGCGCCCGCGCCGGAACACGGGAGCGTGCCCGGACAGCGGCGCGACGGGCAGCAAAAGACGCCGCGCGGCCGGACAACCGCAATGCGCCGCGCGGCCGGTGCATGCGCGGGGCCATGTTTGCCGGCGGGGCCGAGGCGCCGAGCCCTGACTTGTGTTCGCGCCGCCAGGCACGTTACGTGATGGGAATTTCTGCGGTGGGATCGCCGGTGCGCGGGGCTGTCTGCTGCTGCAGGCGTTCCTGGCGGCCGGATACGTTTGTCAGGGAGCGGTCTCGCGCCTTGCGCAGTTCGGCATGCGTGCCCAGGGAATGTACCCTTCGCGTGGACAGACCTGCACATGGCCTCGATCGATCTCAAAAGGTTCACATAGAAACTTACCATTGCAGGAAACGGGCGAATGTACAGCAAACTTACCTGTTCCAAAGGTCGATCTACACTCTCCCCCAAGCGTGTTCTGCCTACCAACTCCTTGGCTGTTTCCGTGTACCAGGACCTGTAGCAACGAAATTCCACTGCAGGGTTTGTGCCCTGCGCATGCATGTAGGGTGCCTGACTGTCGCAGCAGCAGCGATCCGTCTGTGTATATATGGAGGACCAGAGACTGCACACCGTTGTTACTTGTTGCGCCAACCTCAGACACACTCCACAGATCTCATGGCTCCTGCCGTGAGCATGGAAGGCACGACGAAGGCACTGCTGGCGTACGTCGCGGTGGCGTTGTCGCTGATCCACGCCGTGACGGCCGCGGATTACGTCGTCGGCAACCCGGGCGGTGGGTGGGACGGGAGGACCGACTACAAGTCCTGGGCTGCGGCCCAAACGTTCGCTCCAGGAGACACCCTGAGTAAGCCGCAGCTGGCATCTTGGCGATTGGGCATCGCATGCCTAGCATAGTAGCATAGCTCGATCGTTCCTTAAAATTGTTATCATCATGTTCTTTCTTATGCACATGCAACACCGTGCAATGCATGCAGCCTTCAAGTACAgctcgtaccacaacgtcctCGAGGTGACCAAGGACGCCTTCGAGGCGTGCACGACGACCAACCCGATCTCCTTCGACAACAGCGGCAGCACCACCGTAGTGCTCACCATGCCGGGCACGCGCTACTTCATCTGCGGCGCGCCGGGGCACTGCCTGGGCGGCATGAAGATGGAGATTGAAGTCGCACACCGCCCCGCACCCACCACGCCCAGctccccgccgctgccgccaccgccgccgccagcggcgCGCGACGCGAAGAGGCGGCCTGCACTGGCGCCAACGGCGCTGTCACCGGCCCCCATGCCGTGGGCTCCAGCGCCGGCGCCCGCGGACGCACCGCCGAGGCACGCGGGGCACAAGAAGCAGCACAAGAAGAAGAGGGCGTACTGCGCGCCTGGAACCCTGGTTGCGCCGGCGCGGCCCCCCACGGTGCAGGCCGTGGAATCTCTTTTCCCGTTCGCGGAGGTGGCCCCGATGTCCTCGACTCCGCCACCGCCGGCAACGTCGTCGGGCGGGCCTGCCGTGCCGCGAGCTGCGCGGGGAGAGGCTGCCGCGGCGCTGGCCGCTCTCGTCGGGTTCATGCTTCTAGCCCTGTGAACGAACCGGAGGTCTTCGAGATTTCGACGAGACCATCACGTCACGCGCACGTTTCATTTGCTTAATTTCTGTGGTGTTGTTATTAGATTATGATGATGTGTGATATGCGTAAAGAGTTGGGAATAGCCGTATCTTTGGTGTGTTCTGAAGTCTTTGCTGAATGAGATTAGTATCTCCTTAATTACTGTCACTATAAACGGCCAAAGACTCTGGTTTCCATGTGATGAAACAACTGGAGTCATGTACGCCGTCTTCGATTCTTTACAGTGCTACGGGAGAAACAGAAACTACGCCGCCGAGACCACTCCCTACTGCATACGCCGCCGGAATCGCTCGTAATCGGCGACGTCATCACCATCGTCTCCCTGGAGGCGGAGGTCGCGGCGGCACGTTCTTGATCTCGTCGTGCTTGAACTTGTACCGCCCTTTGTGGGCCTTGGCCCTGTCGAGCTTCCTGTACGGGTCACCGCCGGTGGGCTTGGAGCGGTTCGTGGGCTTCCTCGGCG
Protein-coding sequences here:
- the LOC112895483 gene encoding uclacyanin 1-like yields the protein MAPAVSMEGTTKALLAYVAVALSLIHAVTAADYVVGNPGGGWDGRTDYKSWAAAQTFAPGDTLTFKYSSYHNVLEVTKDAFEACTTTNPISFDNSGSTTVVLTMPGTRYFICGAPGHCLGGMKMEIEVAHRPAPTTPSSPPLPPPPPPAARDAKRRPALAPTALSPAPMPWAPAPAPADAPPRHAGHKKQHKKKRAYCAPGTLVAPARPPTVQAVESLFPFAEVAPMSSTPPPPATSSGGPAVPRAARGEAAAALAALVGFMLLAL